The proteins below come from a single Felis catus isolate Fca126 chromosome A1, F.catus_Fca126_mat1.0, whole genome shotgun sequence genomic window:
- the AK6 gene encoding adenylate kinase isoenzyme 6 isoform X3 produces MLLPNILLTGTPGVGKTTLGKELASRSGLKYINVGDLAREGQLYDGYDEEYDCPILDEDRVVDELENQMSEGGVIVDYHGCDFFPERWFHIVFVLRADNSVLYKRLETRGYNEKKLKDNIQCEIFQVLYEEALASYKEEIVHQLPSNKPEDLEDNINQILKWIEQWIKDHSS; encoded by the exons GTACACCAGGGGTTGGAAAAACCACCCTAGGCAAAGAACTTGCATCAAGATCAGGACTGAAATACATTAATGTGGGTGATTTAGCTCGAGAAG GGCAGTTATATGATGGCTATGATGAAGAGTATGATTGCCCCATTTTAGATGAAGATAGA GTAGTTGATGAATTAGAAAACCAAATGAGTGAAGGTGGAGTTATTGTTGATTACCATGGTTGTGATTTCTTCCCTGAACGCTGGTTTCATATAGTTTTTGTGCTGCGAGCAGATAACAGTGTATTGTACAAAAGACTTGAAACAag GGGTTACAATGAGAAGAAACTAAAAGATAATATTCAGTGTGAAATTTTTCAAGTTCTTTATGAAGAAGCATTAGCATCCTACAAGGAAGAAATAGTACATCAGCTGCCCAGCAATAAACCAGAAGATCTAGAGGATAACATCAATCAGATATTGAAGTGGATTGAGCAGTGGATTAAGGATCATAGCTCCTGA
- the AK6 gene encoding adenylate kinase isoenzyme 6 isoform X2, translated as MIDSSLLGLCTGTPGVGKTTLGKELASRSGLKYINVGDLAREGQLYDGYDEEYDCPILDEDRVVDELENQMSEGGVIVDYHGCDFFPERWFHIVFVLRADNSVLYKRLETRGYNEKKLKDNIQCEIFQVLYEEALASYKEEIVHQLPSNKPEDLEDNINQILKWIEQWIKDHSS; from the exons GTACACCAGGGGTTGGAAAAACCACCCTAGGCAAAGAACTTGCATCAAGATCAGGACTGAAATACATTAATGTGGGTGATTTAGCTCGAGAAG GGCAGTTATATGATGGCTATGATGAAGAGTATGATTGCCCCATTTTAGATGAAGATAGA GTAGTTGATGAATTAGAAAACCAAATGAGTGAAGGTGGAGTTATTGTTGATTACCATGGTTGTGATTTCTTCCCTGAACGCTGGTTTCATATAGTTTTTGTGCTGCGAGCAGATAACAGTGTATTGTACAAAAGACTTGAAACAag GGGTTACAATGAGAAGAAACTAAAAGATAATATTCAGTGTGAAATTTTTCAAGTTCTTTATGAAGAAGCATTAGCATCCTACAAGGAAGAAATAGTACATCAGCTGCCCAGCAATAAACCAGAAGATCTAGAGGATAACATCAATCAGATATTGAAGTGGATTGAGCAGTGGATTAAGGATCATAGCTCCTGA
- the TAF9 gene encoding transcription initiation factor TFIID subunit 9 yields the protein MDSGKMASPKSMPKDAQMMAQILKDMGITEYEPRVINQMLEFAFRYVTTILDDAKIYSSHAKKATVDADDVRLAIQCRADQSFTSPPPRDFLLDIARQRNQTPLPLIKPYSGPRLPPDRYCLTAPNYRLKSLQKKASTSAGRITVPRLSVGSVTSRPSTPTLGTPTPQTMSVSTKVGTPMSLTGQRFTVQMPTSQSPTVKASIPATSAVQNVLINPSLIGSKNILITTNMVSSQNTANESANALKRKREDDDDDDDDDDDDYDNL from the coding sequence ATGGATTCTGGCAAGATGGCTTCTCCCAAGAGCATGCCGAAAGATGCACAGATGATGGCACAAATCCTGAAGGATATGGGGATTACAGAATATGAGCCAAGAGTTATAAATCAGATGTTGGAGTTTGCCTTCCGATATGTGACCACAATTCTAGATGATGCAAAAATTTATTCAAGCCATGCTAAGAAAGCTACTGTTGATGCAGATGATGTGCGATTGGCAATCCAGTGTCGTGCTGATCAGTCTTTTACCTCTCCTCCCCCAAGAGATTTTTTATTAGATATTGCAAGGCAAAGAAATCAAACTCCTTTGCCCTTAATCAAGCCATATTCAGGCCCCAGGTTGCCACCTGATAGATATTGCTTGACTGCTCCAAACTATAGACTTAAGTCTTTACAAAAAAAGGCATCTACTTCTGCGGGAAGAATAACAGTTCCGCGGTTAAGTGTTGGTTCAGTTACTAGCAGACCAAGTACTCCCACGCTTGGCACGCCAACCCCACAAACCATGTCTGTGTCAACTAAAGTAGGGACTCCAATGTCCCTCACAGGGCAAAGGTTTACAGTACAAATGCCCACTTCACAGTCCCCAACTGTAAAAGCATCAATTCCTGCAACATCTGCAGTTCAGAATGTTCTAATTAATCCATCATTAATTGGGTCCAAGAACATTCTCATAACCACTAACATGGTGTCATCACAAAATACTGCCAATGAATCAGCAAATGCATTGAAAAGAAAAcgagaagatgatgatgatgatgacgacgacgaTGATGATGACTATGATAATTTGTAA